A portion of the Carcharodon carcharias isolate sCarCar2 chromosome 18, sCarCar2.pri, whole genome shotgun sequence genome contains these proteins:
- the LOC121290403 gene encoding interleukin-10 receptor subunit beta-like isoform X1, whose amino-acid sequence MAPSWAFLTAVLTLQAFGEIQMPTNMQIHAFNLKYLLKWDDVQRSNYSVNYTVQYKRLRRAEQVNYTMNVNIYVRNWTDVKGCESISHTECDFTSTDILFFGQYILRLQAQRGNQTSAWLTSSPFIPYKHNKIGPPSIKVDSKGSFLNVYILGPETENHQSIQEVYKDIKYRITYWKKHSHELKNMKNSTGKSISLKLEPWISYCLHVQVVSVIYGIEGQLSRVVCEKIKGTIQLWQIGVTFIVSQVVIFGVVLGCFFFVYGTYRCIKYAFFPPHILPEHLQEYFSEPSQSAFLKLPSEGDVEECCDELKVILETKSLTSYSSSLTLPNTGNEKNDQSGQTSIDSGQFSNGGSSKSDGTEELEGRTLTELDLHNVLL is encoded by the exons CATTTGGAGAAATACAGATGCCTACAAATATGCAGATTCATGCTTTTAATCTAAAGTATCTGCTTAAATGGGATGATGTGCAGAGAAGCAATTACAGTGTGAACTATACTGTGCAGTACAAAAG ACTACGCCGTGCGGAACAGGTAAACTACACAATGAACGTAAATAT CTATGTTAGAAACTGGACAGATGTGAAGGGATGTGAAAGCATCAGCCATACAGAGTGTGATTTCACTTCAACAGACATCCTCTTTTTTGGACAATATATCCTCCGCCTACAAGCACAAAGAGGGAATCAAACATCGGCCTGGTTGACTTCATCACCCTTTATTCCCTATAAGCACA ATAAAATTGGTCCTCCATCAATAAAGGTGGACTCAAAAGGCAGTTTTCTTAATGTCTACATCTTGGGCCCCGAAACGGAAAATCATCAATCCATACAGGAGGTTTATAAAGATATTAAATACAGGATAACTTACTGGAAAAAACATTCTCATGAACTTAAAAAT ATGAAAAACAGCACTGGTAAATCGATATCATTGAAACTTGAACCTTGGATCTCATACTGTCTGCATGTTCAGGTTGTCAGCGTTATATATGGTATTGAAGGACAGCTTAGTCGTGTTGTATGTGAAAAGATTAAAG GTACTATTCAATTGTGGCAGATTGGTGTAACCTTCATTGTCTCACAAGTGGTTATTTTTGGTGTGGTATTGGGATGCTTCTTCTTTGTATATGGCACATACAGATGCATAAAGTATGCCTTCTTTCCTCCACACATTTTGCCAGAGCATTTACAAGAG TATTTCAGTGAACCTTCCCAGAGTGCCTTCCTTAAGCTGCCATCTGAAGGAGATGTCGAGGAGTGCTGCGACGAGCTCAAGGTCATTCTTGAAACCAAAAGCTTGACTTCATACTCTAGTTCCTTAACTTTACCAAATACTGGGAATGAGAAAAATGATCAAAGTGGTCAAACCAGTATAGATTCTGGACAGTTTTCTAATGGAGGAAGTTCCAAGAGTGATGGTACTGAAGAATTGGAGGGAAGAACGTTAACAGAATTAGATCTACATAATGTACTTTTGTGA
- the LOC121290403 gene encoding interferon alpha/beta receptor 1a-like isoform X2: protein MSGRFHEWSQLPAFGEIQMPTNMQIHAFNLKYLLKWDDVQRSNYSVNYTVQYKRLRRAEQVNYTMNVNIYVRNWTDVKGCESISHTECDFTSTDILFFGQYILRLQAQRGNQTSAWLTSSPFIPYKHNKIGPPSIKVDSKGSFLNVYILGPETENHQSIQEVYKDIKYRITYWKKHSHELKNMKNSTGKSISLKLEPWISYCLHVQVVSVIYGIEGQLSRVVCEKIKGTIQLWQIGVTFIVSQVVIFGVVLGCFFFVYGTYRCIKYAFFPPHILPEHLQEYFSEPSQSAFLKLPSEGDVEECCDELKVILETKSLTSYSSSLTLPNTGNEKNDQSGQTSIDSGQFSNGGSSKSDGTEELEGRTLTELDLHNVLL from the exons CATTTGGAGAAATACAGATGCCTACAAATATGCAGATTCATGCTTTTAATCTAAAGTATCTGCTTAAATGGGATGATGTGCAGAGAAGCAATTACAGTGTGAACTATACTGTGCAGTACAAAAG ACTACGCCGTGCGGAACAGGTAAACTACACAATGAACGTAAATAT CTATGTTAGAAACTGGACAGATGTGAAGGGATGTGAAAGCATCAGCCATACAGAGTGTGATTTCACTTCAACAGACATCCTCTTTTTTGGACAATATATCCTCCGCCTACAAGCACAAAGAGGGAATCAAACATCGGCCTGGTTGACTTCATCACCCTTTATTCCCTATAAGCACA ATAAAATTGGTCCTCCATCAATAAAGGTGGACTCAAAAGGCAGTTTTCTTAATGTCTACATCTTGGGCCCCGAAACGGAAAATCATCAATCCATACAGGAGGTTTATAAAGATATTAAATACAGGATAACTTACTGGAAAAAACATTCTCATGAACTTAAAAAT ATGAAAAACAGCACTGGTAAATCGATATCATTGAAACTTGAACCTTGGATCTCATACTGTCTGCATGTTCAGGTTGTCAGCGTTATATATGGTATTGAAGGACAGCTTAGTCGTGTTGTATGTGAAAAGATTAAAG GTACTATTCAATTGTGGCAGATTGGTGTAACCTTCATTGTCTCACAAGTGGTTATTTTTGGTGTGGTATTGGGATGCTTCTTCTTTGTATATGGCACATACAGATGCATAAAGTATGCCTTCTTTCCTCCACACATTTTGCCAGAGCATTTACAAGAG TATTTCAGTGAACCTTCCCAGAGTGCCTTCCTTAAGCTGCCATCTGAAGGAGATGTCGAGGAGTGCTGCGACGAGCTCAAGGTCATTCTTGAAACCAAAAGCTTGACTTCATACTCTAGTTCCTTAACTTTACCAAATACTGGGAATGAGAAAAATGATCAAAGTGGTCAAACCAGTATAGATTCTGGACAGTTTTCTAATGGAGGAAGTTCCAAGAGTGATGGTACTGAAGAATTGGAGGGAAGAACGTTAACAGAATTAGATCTACATAATGTACTTTTGTGA
- the LOC121290403 gene encoding interferon alpha/beta receptor 1a-like isoform X3, whose translation MPGYSPPHRIKAFGEIQMPTNMQIHAFNLKYLLKWDDVQRSNYSVNYTVQYKRLRRAEQVNYTMNVNIYVRNWTDVKGCESISHTECDFTSTDILFFGQYILRLQAQRGNQTSAWLTSSPFIPYKHNKIGPPSIKVDSKGSFLNVYILGPETENHQSIQEVYKDIKYRITYWKKHSHELKNMKNSTGKSISLKLEPWISYCLHVQVVSVIYGIEGQLSRVVCEKIKGTIQLWQIGVTFIVSQVVIFGVVLGCFFFVYGTYRCIKYAFFPPHILPEHLQEYFSEPSQSAFLKLPSEGDVEECCDELKVILETKSLTSYSSSLTLPNTGNEKNDQSGQTSIDSGQFSNGGSSKSDGTEELEGRTLTELDLHNVLL comes from the exons CATTTGGAGAAATACAGATGCCTACAAATATGCAGATTCATGCTTTTAATCTAAAGTATCTGCTTAAATGGGATGATGTGCAGAGAAGCAATTACAGTGTGAACTATACTGTGCAGTACAAAAG ACTACGCCGTGCGGAACAGGTAAACTACACAATGAACGTAAATAT CTATGTTAGAAACTGGACAGATGTGAAGGGATGTGAAAGCATCAGCCATACAGAGTGTGATTTCACTTCAACAGACATCCTCTTTTTTGGACAATATATCCTCCGCCTACAAGCACAAAGAGGGAATCAAACATCGGCCTGGTTGACTTCATCACCCTTTATTCCCTATAAGCACA ATAAAATTGGTCCTCCATCAATAAAGGTGGACTCAAAAGGCAGTTTTCTTAATGTCTACATCTTGGGCCCCGAAACGGAAAATCATCAATCCATACAGGAGGTTTATAAAGATATTAAATACAGGATAACTTACTGGAAAAAACATTCTCATGAACTTAAAAAT ATGAAAAACAGCACTGGTAAATCGATATCATTGAAACTTGAACCTTGGATCTCATACTGTCTGCATGTTCAGGTTGTCAGCGTTATATATGGTATTGAAGGACAGCTTAGTCGTGTTGTATGTGAAAAGATTAAAG GTACTATTCAATTGTGGCAGATTGGTGTAACCTTCATTGTCTCACAAGTGGTTATTTTTGGTGTGGTATTGGGATGCTTCTTCTTTGTATATGGCACATACAGATGCATAAAGTATGCCTTCTTTCCTCCACACATTTTGCCAGAGCATTTACAAGAG TATTTCAGTGAACCTTCCCAGAGTGCCTTCCTTAAGCTGCCATCTGAAGGAGATGTCGAGGAGTGCTGCGACGAGCTCAAGGTCATTCTTGAAACCAAAAGCTTGACTTCATACTCTAGTTCCTTAACTTTACCAAATACTGGGAATGAGAAAAATGATCAAAGTGGTCAAACCAGTATAGATTCTGGACAGTTTTCTAATGGAGGAAGTTCCAAGAGTGATGGTACTGAAGAATTGGAGGGAAGAACGTTAACAGAATTAGATCTACATAATGTACTTTTGTGA
- the LOC121290403 gene encoding interleukin-10 receptor subunit beta-like isoform X4: protein MAPSWAFLTAVLTLQAFGEIQMPTNMQIHAFNLKYLLKWDDVQRSNYSVNYTVQYKSYVRNWTDVKGCESISHTECDFTSTDILFFGQYILRLQAQRGNQTSAWLTSSPFIPYKHNKIGPPSIKVDSKGSFLNVYILGPETENHQSIQEVYKDIKYRITYWKKHSHELKNMKNSTGKSISLKLEPWISYCLHVQVVSVIYGIEGQLSRVVCEKIKGTIQLWQIGVTFIVSQVVIFGVVLGCFFFVYGTYRCIKYAFFPPHILPEHLQEYFSEPSQSAFLKLPSEGDVEECCDELKVILETKSLTSYSSSLTLPNTGNEKNDQSGQTSIDSGQFSNGGSSKSDGTEELEGRTLTELDLHNVLL from the exons CATTTGGAGAAATACAGATGCCTACAAATATGCAGATTCATGCTTTTAATCTAAAGTATCTGCTTAAATGGGATGATGTGCAGAGAAGCAATTACAGTGTGAACTATACTGTGCAGTACAAAAG CTATGTTAGAAACTGGACAGATGTGAAGGGATGTGAAAGCATCAGCCATACAGAGTGTGATTTCACTTCAACAGACATCCTCTTTTTTGGACAATATATCCTCCGCCTACAAGCACAAAGAGGGAATCAAACATCGGCCTGGTTGACTTCATCACCCTTTATTCCCTATAAGCACA ATAAAATTGGTCCTCCATCAATAAAGGTGGACTCAAAAGGCAGTTTTCTTAATGTCTACATCTTGGGCCCCGAAACGGAAAATCATCAATCCATACAGGAGGTTTATAAAGATATTAAATACAGGATAACTTACTGGAAAAAACATTCTCATGAACTTAAAAAT ATGAAAAACAGCACTGGTAAATCGATATCATTGAAACTTGAACCTTGGATCTCATACTGTCTGCATGTTCAGGTTGTCAGCGTTATATATGGTATTGAAGGACAGCTTAGTCGTGTTGTATGTGAAAAGATTAAAG GTACTATTCAATTGTGGCAGATTGGTGTAACCTTCATTGTCTCACAAGTGGTTATTTTTGGTGTGGTATTGGGATGCTTCTTCTTTGTATATGGCACATACAGATGCATAAAGTATGCCTTCTTTCCTCCACACATTTTGCCAGAGCATTTACAAGAG TATTTCAGTGAACCTTCCCAGAGTGCCTTCCTTAAGCTGCCATCTGAAGGAGATGTCGAGGAGTGCTGCGACGAGCTCAAGGTCATTCTTGAAACCAAAAGCTTGACTTCATACTCTAGTTCCTTAACTTTACCAAATACTGGGAATGAGAAAAATGATCAAAGTGGTCAAACCAGTATAGATTCTGGACAGTTTTCTAATGGAGGAAGTTCCAAGAGTGATGGTACTGAAGAATTGGAGGGAAGAACGTTAACAGAATTAGATCTACATAATGTACTTTTGTGA